In one Rhodohalobacter sp. 614A genomic region, the following are encoded:
- the hemG gene encoding protoporphyrinogen oxidase translates to MSDNKIAIVGAGITGLTAAWNLKKKGKNADLFEQHGYAGGSIRSEKQNGWLLEYGPNTLLLKDRQVADFLGDIGLWEDRVIANAESSKRYIVKNGELVAVPTSLVDAISTPLFSTTGKLRVLKEPFISKTANPGESVAGFVKRRLGNEILDYALNPFIAGIYANQPEKLSMRHTFPAMYEMEQKYGSLIWGTFAGRNERKKKGRISRELLSFDQGLHQLIDSITDQLDDVHYNHEVKKIRKSGKDWFIQSTFGDHGPYDQVIFNVPLYKWNRNLLPAEPHELDEIGKVEYPPLSVMHLGFKKEDVNHPLEGFGFLVPEKEKLSILGALFSSTLFPGRAPQDHHLLTIFIGGGRQPELAPKDSTELLEIVMNELTGLIGVSEKPVFKEHVFWPRAIPGYHVGYDRVLDTFQSIEERNPGLHLAGNFRDGVSVPDCIKKGIALADKLSS, encoded by the coding sequence ATGTCAGATAATAAGATAGCGATAGTTGGTGCTGGAATTACGGGTTTAACAGCAGCCTGGAATCTGAAGAAAAAAGGGAAGAATGCAGATCTTTTCGAACAACATGGATATGCCGGCGGTTCTATACGATCCGAAAAGCAAAACGGCTGGCTGCTTGAATATGGCCCCAATACTCTTTTGTTGAAGGACAGACAAGTTGCTGATTTTCTCGGAGACATTGGATTATGGGAAGACAGGGTTATCGCCAATGCTGAGAGTTCGAAACGCTATATCGTAAAAAATGGAGAACTGGTTGCGGTACCGACTTCCTTGGTTGATGCCATATCCACACCGCTTTTCAGTACCACAGGAAAGTTGAGGGTTCTAAAAGAACCTTTTATTTCAAAAACCGCGAATCCGGGAGAGTCGGTTGCCGGCTTTGTGAAAAGACGATTGGGAAATGAAATTCTTGATTATGCTCTCAATCCGTTTATTGCTGGAATTTATGCCAATCAGCCGGAAAAATTATCCATGCGTCATACTTTTCCGGCGATGTATGAGATGGAACAGAAGTACGGTTCACTGATTTGGGGAACTTTTGCCGGACGAAATGAGCGGAAGAAAAAGGGGAGGATTTCGCGGGAGTTGCTTTCTTTTGATCAGGGCCTTCATCAACTGATTGATTCCATTACAGACCAACTTGACGATGTGCATTACAATCATGAAGTAAAAAAAATTCGCAAATCGGGTAAAGATTGGTTTATTCAAAGTACATTTGGAGATCATGGACCCTATGATCAGGTAATCTTCAACGTTCCACTTTACAAATGGAACCGGAACTTGTTACCCGCGGAACCACATGAACTTGATGAAATTGGAAAAGTTGAGTATCCGCCGCTCTCCGTAATGCACCTTGGGTTTAAGAAAGAAGATGTAAATCATCCACTTGAAGGATTTGGGTTTTTGGTTCCGGAAAAAGAGAAGTTAAGTATTTTGGGTGCTTTATTTTCATCAACACTTTTTCCCGGCAGAGCTCCACAAGATCATCATCTTTTGACCATTTTTATCGGGGGTGGACGCCAGCCGGAATTGGCTCCAAAAGATAGTACTGAACTCCTGGAAATTGTAATGAACGAATTAACGGGCCTGATTGGAGTATCAGAAAAACCTGTTTTTAAAGAACATGTATTTTGGCCCAGGGCCATACCGGGTTATCATGTTGGGTATGATCGCGTACTGGATACATTTCAGTCCATCGAGGAAAGAAATCCGGGACTGCATCTGGCTGGGAATTTTAGAGATGGTGTTTCGGTTCCCGATTGTATTAAAAAAGGAATTGCCCTGGCTGATAAACTTTCTTCTTAA
- a CDS encoding SDR family oxidoreductase, producing MVISVLGCGWLGFPLAERLLSEEHTVKGSTTTPKKVSILKQSGIESFLINLPESLSDEKSESFWECDLLILNLPPGRRNPNVKDEFPALVEKVVEKAKSHEISWIIFTSSTSVYPEFGGITREQDAQPGKATRASGEALLKAEEVIINAGIDYTILRLGGLYGYDRHPVKHLSGKKNLDGALKPVNLVHQLDCVNLITEVIDQKKRNEIYNIVSDGHPPRKEFYQCAARHFNLPEPTFAEDSNKNYKIVSNEKIKNDLFYEFFYPNPMDHTH from the coding sequence ATGGTAATATCTGTTTTGGGTTGTGGCTGGCTTGGTTTTCCGCTGGCTGAAAGATTGCTTTCCGAGGAACACACCGTCAAAGGATCGACAACAACCCCGAAAAAAGTCAGCATTTTAAAACAGAGTGGAATTGAATCATTTTTAATCAACCTGCCCGAATCATTATCTGATGAGAAATCAGAGTCATTTTGGGAATGCGATTTATTGATTTTGAATTTACCCCCCGGCCGACGCAATCCGAATGTAAAAGATGAGTTTCCCGCACTTGTTGAAAAAGTTGTAGAGAAGGCTAAATCGCACGAGATCTCGTGGATTATCTTTACGAGTTCTACATCTGTCTACCCGGAATTTGGAGGAATCACACGCGAGCAGGATGCGCAACCTGGCAAAGCGACCAGAGCAAGTGGCGAGGCCCTTCTGAAAGCTGAAGAGGTAATAATCAATGCCGGTATAGACTACACCATTTTACGGCTTGGTGGATTGTACGGGTATGATCGCCACCCGGTTAAACATCTTAGCGGGAAAAAAAATCTGGATGGAGCGTTGAAACCGGTTAACCTTGTCCATCAACTGGATTGCGTAAATCTTATTACGGAAGTGATCGATCAGAAGAAGAGAAATGAGATCTACAATATTGTATCAGATGGCCACCCGCCGAGAAAAGAGTTTTACCAGTGTGCTGCGCGACATTTTAACCTGCCTGAACCAACATTTGCAGAAGATTCGAACAAGAACTATAAAATTGTTTCAAACGAAAAAATTAAGAACGATCTGTTCTACGAATTCTTTTACCCAAACCCGATGGATCACACACATTAA
- a CDS encoding metal-dependent transcriptional regulator: MSRSQSVEDYLKTIYKLESEISPEKGVSTSRLAEKMGVANASVTNMLKRLSEMKMVNYESYYGSRLTETGEKIALEIIRHHRLLELYLKEILGYSWDEVHDEAEKLEHHISEQFEDKIAELLNHPTEDPHGDPIPSKDGKMPKIKLKPLHSVPIKTPFIVRRVKNQNPELLRYLEKQGLIPGVKVEVLNKEPFDGPVQIRVENQTVTIANNIAEDIFVVENETID; the protein is encoded by the coding sequence ATGTCCCGGAGCCAATCCGTAGAAGATTATTTAAAAACCATTTATAAACTGGAGAGCGAAATCAGCCCCGAAAAGGGAGTTTCGACCTCCAGGCTTGCCGAAAAAATGGGTGTAGCGAATGCTTCAGTAACGAACATGTTGAAGCGTTTGTCCGAGATGAAAATGGTAAACTATGAGTCGTATTACGGTAGCCGGCTGACAGAAACAGGGGAGAAAATTGCTCTTGAAATTATTCGCCATCACCGTTTGCTAGAGCTTTATTTGAAAGAGATTTTGGGATACTCCTGGGATGAAGTTCATGACGAAGCGGAAAAGCTTGAACACCATATTTCCGAACAGTTTGAAGATAAAATTGCTGAGCTGCTAAACCATCCTACCGAAGATCCCCATGGCGACCCGATACCATCCAAAGATGGCAAAATGCCGAAGATCAAACTGAAACCTTTGCATTCCGTACCCATTAAAACGCCTTTCATTGTACGGAGAGTAAAAAATCAAAACCCGGAACTTTTGCGCTATCTCGAAAAGCAAGGATTAATTCCCGGCGTAAAGGTAGAAGTTTTAAATAAAGAACCGTTTGACGGGCCCGTTCAAATCAGGGTTGAAAATCAAACGGTGACGATTGCTAACAACATTGCCGAAGACATTTTTGTTGTTGAAAATGAAACGATAGATTAG
- a CDS encoding thioredoxin family protein, with protein MKRISLYIITIILLLFPSFVLAQDVSVPGPQPISLERALKLAPDEGKKILIDVFATWCPYCKRMHSEVYPSDAVQEAISKYFLWVKIDVESDATVNYHGEEMTEAQFAQALENQNVPTVYFLNDEGAIIGSQPGYLEEAVFSNLLNFVGSDAYLDQSFKEYTEGE; from the coding sequence ATGAAGCGAATTTCTCTCTATATCATTACCATTATTCTGCTCTTGTTTCCTTCATTTGTATTGGCTCAGGACGTATCTGTCCCAGGCCCTCAGCCCATTTCGCTTGAAAGGGCATTGAAGCTGGCACCCGATGAAGGCAAGAAAATACTTATAGATGTATTTGCCACTTGGTGTCCGTATTGCAAGCGTATGCATTCAGAAGTGTATCCGTCAGATGCGGTTCAGGAAGCCATCTCAAAATATTTTCTTTGGGTAAAGATAGATGTTGAATCAGACGCGACGGTGAATTATCACGGTGAAGAGATGACAGAGGCACAATTTGCCCAGGCTCTTGAAAATCAGAATGTACCTACTGTCTATTTTTTGAATGATGAAGGTGCCATTATTGGCTCTCAGCCAGGATATCTGGAAGAAGCAGTATTTTCCAACCTTCTGAATTTTGTAGGAAGCGATGCTTATCTGGATCAATCATTCAAGGAATACACGGAAGGCGAATAA
- a CDS encoding PP2C family protein-serine/threonine phosphatase has product MNFGSDTAKQDLVLIIAGAVALLLFFWLYSDFHPLPAADNSLGNSAARELAAKFAMEFGYESESPPFTRFQTNTELLDSLQKQTAFKDFYADSVNRSLFPAFYWIAYLKMQNHSKAEEEFSLDIGDESTDAVAVELSESGKLIALHNNENILPTPVFRPDVLNYGIQGDSLNVYSFSNDSIFTRSLEFRFNNGTEQNTSRTRLQRNQVNYLGQSVAERMAHFYLQRSAWGDKDFEIISTERVPINDVEGATVRFERSASDVRQLIQVDVRILPSGGLLSMEYNHPNPTGDENLFSTIKEGVRAIVLLIGSFWIIVLLFLRFRMRLIDIKAATLLAVLAGLIFPFVVTLWMVYDHLNSFGTVNVEFVVLLLIVIGFTAAIATLGFFAVTAIADSITRQYWIEKLRTIDVLRVGYFNNIPVGLTLIRGISFGFLLALVWCLILFLIPGSYITLEPNFEADTTFLPYFSELLGNFFFYLLIAEVIFLVFVGQLRSSFKSVFAAVLVPSLLFIIVYPFPFDVGGFTTELVTAGVIGLLLGIIYYREDFLTTFIALFVFVSLLSTANGWLIENSPDASVFYSLIFLIIAGFISGGYSIYKGSSVRDLPKFVPDYIEELAQEDRIRQELKIARNVQQSFLPLRTPSIEGYEIAAICKPAYETGGDYYDFISLSNDRLAVTIGDVSGKGIQAAFFMTFTKGVLHALCSDFNSTIDILSKTNTMFRNNANRGTFISLIFGILDTNQNLFSFSRAGHNPVLFFNNKEGSLHEYQPEGIAIGMANDEMFKKNISEENIKLHKDDILILFTDGVVESISKTNKLYGDQRLHDLLKKNYMLSAKELLNIVEEDLENFGEKSTQHDDLTMIIIKKK; this is encoded by the coding sequence TTGAATTTCGGAAGTGATACTGCAAAACAGGACTTAGTGTTGATTATAGCCGGGGCAGTAGCTTTATTGCTCTTTTTTTGGCTCTATTCGGATTTTCACCCTCTCCCGGCCGCTGATAATAGTTTGGGGAATTCTGCTGCACGTGAGCTGGCAGCCAAATTTGCTATGGAATTTGGGTACGAATCAGAAAGCCCGCCTTTTACACGCTTTCAAACCAATACGGAATTACTCGACTCTCTTCAGAAACAAACTGCGTTTAAGGACTTTTATGCAGATTCTGTAAACCGGTCTCTTTTTCCTGCATTTTATTGGATTGCTTATTTGAAAATGCAGAATCATTCAAAAGCAGAAGAGGAGTTTAGCCTTGATATTGGCGATGAGTCAACAGATGCCGTTGCGGTTGAACTTTCAGAATCCGGAAAACTGATTGCACTTCACAATAACGAAAATATCCTGCCAACCCCTGTGTTTCGGCCTGATGTTCTCAATTATGGAATTCAGGGGGATTCACTAAATGTCTATTCATTTTCAAATGACAGTATTTTTACCCGATCTCTTGAATTTCGTTTCAACAATGGAACCGAACAGAATACCTCAAGAACACGGCTGCAAAGAAATCAGGTAAACTATCTTGGCCAATCCGTAGCGGAGCGTATGGCTCATTTTTATCTCCAAAGATCGGCCTGGGGAGATAAAGATTTTGAAATCATTTCAACCGAAAGAGTGCCGATTAATGATGTTGAAGGAGCCACCGTAAGGTTTGAACGGAGTGCCTCTGATGTAAGACAGCTTATCCAGGTTGATGTGAGAATTTTACCTTCGGGCGGTTTGCTTTCGATGGAATACAATCATCCAAACCCCACCGGCGATGAGAATCTGTTTTCAACAATCAAAGAGGGAGTTCGCGCAATTGTACTCCTGATTGGCAGTTTCTGGATTATTGTTTTGCTCTTTCTTCGTTTTCGCATGCGCTTGATTGATATTAAAGCAGCAACACTTTTAGCCGTTTTGGCAGGATTGATTTTTCCATTTGTCGTTACACTTTGGATGGTTTACGACCATTTAAACTCATTTGGAACTGTAAATGTCGAGTTTGTAGTTCTGCTGCTAATCGTTATTGGATTTACGGCAGCTATTGCCACTCTGGGATTTTTTGCCGTCACAGCAATAGCCGACTCAATAACAAGGCAGTATTGGATCGAGAAACTCAGAACGATTGATGTATTACGGGTTGGTTATTTCAATAATATACCGGTTGGGTTAACCCTTATAAGGGGAATTTCTTTTGGATTTTTACTGGCGTTGGTATGGTGTTTAATCCTTTTTCTCATTCCGGGTTCGTACATCACGCTCGAGCCGAACTTTGAAGCAGACACTACTTTTCTCCCATATTTTTCTGAGTTATTGGGAAATTTCTTTTTTTACCTGCTTATTGCCGAGGTCATTTTTCTGGTTTTTGTAGGCCAGTTACGGTCATCGTTTAAATCTGTATTCGCGGCGGTTCTCGTTCCCTCACTACTTTTCATTATCGTTTATCCATTTCCGTTCGATGTAGGAGGGTTCACAACAGAACTTGTAACAGCGGGAGTTATTGGTCTTCTTCTGGGGATTATTTATTACCGGGAAGATTTTCTCACTACGTTTATTGCATTGTTTGTTTTTGTCTCCCTGTTATCAACAGCCAATGGTTGGCTTATTGAAAATTCTCCCGATGCCAGTGTTTTCTATTCATTGATATTTTTGATTATTGCCGGGTTTATTTCGGGAGGATACAGTATCTACAAGGGCAGTTCCGTTCGGGATCTGCCAAAATTTGTGCCTGATTACATCGAGGAACTGGCCCAGGAAGATCGTATTCGCCAGGAGTTAAAAATTGCCAGGAATGTTCAGCAGTCATTTTTGCCATTAAGAACTCCGAGTATTGAGGGATATGAAATAGCCGCTATCTGTAAACCCGCGTACGAAACAGGTGGGGATTATTATGATTTTATATCATTAAGTAACGACCGGCTTGCGGTTACAATCGGGGACGTGAGCGGCAAAGGAATTCAGGCGGCGTTCTTTATGACATTTACCAAAGGAGTTCTCCACGCACTCTGTTCCGACTTTAACTCCACGATTGACATCCTTTCGAAGACCAATACGATGTTCAGGAATAATGCAAATCGCGGGACATTTATATCTCTCATATTTGGAATCCTGGACACAAATCAGAATCTGTTCAGCTTTTCAAGAGCGGGGCATAATCCGGTCCTCTTTTTCAACAATAAAGAAGGTTCATTGCATGAATACCAGCCGGAAGGAATTGCAATCGGCATGGCGAATGATGAAATGTTTAAAAAGAATATTTCGGAAGAAAATATTAAACTCCACAAAGATGATATACTGATTTTATTTACAGACGGAGTTGTAGAATCCATCAGTAAAACAAACAAGCTTTATGGAGATCAAAGACTGCATGATTTATTGAAGAAAAATTATATGCTGTCTGCCAAAGAATTATTGAATATAGTGGAAGAAGATCTGGAGAATTTTGGAGAGAAATCGACACAGCACGACGATCTTACGATGATCATTATCAAAAAGAAATAA
- a CDS encoding NRDE family protein has protein sequence MCLIVFSYKNHPDYPFILATNRDEFYGRPTQPAHVWNTSPKILAGKDEKAGGTWLGISQNGRFAALTNYRQMDDIREDTTSRGIIVKDFLLSDANPRKYLAELQKKREQFNGFNLIAGYFDDLYYISNKKEGVYKIKPGNHSVSNAFLNTPWPKTVQATNSFTKIVSDEKPDEEKLFHMLHNDERFPLDKLPDTGLPREMEKAVSSIFIETENYGTRSSTVIAVDKNRKVHFAERSYTSGSKETNKTVWFDFKLR, from the coding sequence ATGTGTCTCATTGTTTTTTCCTACAAAAATCATCCTGATTATCCATTTATTCTTGCCACAAACCGTGATGAGTTCTACGGCAGACCTACTCAACCTGCGCATGTATGGAATACGTCGCCTAAAATTTTAGCCGGTAAAGATGAAAAGGCCGGCGGTACCTGGCTTGGAATATCCCAAAATGGACGATTTGCCGCGTTAACCAATTACCGGCAAATGGATGACATCAGGGAAGATACGACAAGCAGAGGCATAATTGTTAAAGATTTTCTTTTATCTGATGCCAATCCTCGCAAATATCTTGCGGAATTGCAAAAGAAGCGAGAACAATTCAATGGTTTTAACCTCATTGCCGGCTATTTTGATGATCTGTATTACATTTCAAATAAGAAGGAAGGTGTGTACAAAATTAAGCCGGGTAACCATTCTGTAAGCAATGCTTTTCTGAATACTCCGTGGCCCAAAACAGTGCAGGCGACCAACTCATTCACAAAAATTGTAAGTGATGAGAAACCAGACGAGGAAAAACTTTTTCATATGCTTCACAATGATGAGCGATTTCCACTGGATAAACTTCCTGATACCGGCCTACCCCGGGAAATGGAAAAAGCTGTTTCATCCATCTTCATAGAAACAGAAAATTACGGAACGCGATCATCCACAGTTATTGCTGTTGATAAAAACAGAAAAGTCCATTTTGCCGAACGGTCCTATACGTCCGGTTCAAAAGAAACGAATAAAACGGTCTGGTTTGATTTTAAACTTCGATAA
- a CDS encoding tetratricopeptide repeat protein — translation MNRQTAGFTKREGRLYAKGTLRFCFVIGLFCVCISQPILGQTKVLIEDAFFEIDAREAIDSLYNRNTDVARSELKPWRDEYPEHPLWMLWDGMELWWNVLEDLNDHSHDREFMSRMQRADYEAGKILRSEPGHPDALIIRAVANGYIARLHANREEWVTSVQVGRRAYQAHQELMEVSPDLPDNHFAEGMKLYYAAYIPDAYPVVKAVSWFFPEGDRTEGLETLEYAARNAVFARPEANYFLASILLNYEKDFEKAKQKFTYLLEKYPNNGYYRRQYLRTLSQLGQYDEILTFAQSTLDYWSAGNLQDDPGIELEVSYWIGRAYYHFGDWSSALPFLERSVQAGKKLVNSEERDIYAMAAYFAGRALENLDQKKEAKKYYEIAADQKAVPEARNRSRDQLKNL, via the coding sequence ATGAACAGACAGACAGCTGGTTTTACAAAGAGAGAGGGACGCCTATATGCCAAAGGGACACTCAGATTTTGCTTTGTAATCGGTTTGTTCTGTGTGTGCATTTCTCAGCCAATTCTGGGGCAGACCAAAGTTTTGATTGAAGATGCTTTTTTTGAAATTGATGCACGTGAAGCGATTGATTCGCTTTACAACAGGAATACGGATGTTGCAAGGAGTGAGCTGAAACCCTGGCGGGACGAGTACCCGGAACACCCGCTTTGGATGCTCTGGGATGGTATGGAGCTTTGGTGGAATGTACTAGAGGATTTGAACGACCATTCTCATGATCGGGAATTCATGTCCAGAATGCAGCGGGCCGATTACGAAGCCGGTAAAATTTTGCGCTCGGAACCCGGCCATCCTGATGCGCTCATTATTCGGGCTGTAGCAAATGGGTATATTGCACGCCTGCACGCAAACCGTGAAGAATGGGTAACCAGTGTGCAAGTTGGGCGGCGGGCATACCAGGCTCACCAAGAGTTGATGGAAGTCTCACCAGACTTGCCTGACAACCATTTTGCGGAAGGGATGAAACTCTACTATGCAGCCTACATCCCCGATGCTTATCCTGTTGTGAAGGCCGTATCCTGGTTTTTCCCGGAAGGCGATCGGACGGAAGGCCTTGAAACGCTGGAATATGCTGCAAGGAATGCTGTTTTTGCGCGTCCAGAAGCCAATTATTTTTTAGCTTCTATTTTGCTCAATTATGAGAAAGACTTTGAAAAAGCGAAGCAAAAATTTACCTATTTGCTTGAGAAATATCCGAATAACGGGTACTACCGGCGTCAATACCTGAGGACGCTATCCCAACTTGGGCAGTATGATGAAATACTCACTTTCGCACAAAGTACTTTAGATTATTGGTCTGCCGGAAATCTTCAGGATGATCCCGGTATTGAACTGGAAGTAAGTTACTGGATAGGCAGAGCGTATTATCACTTTGGCGATTGGTCGTCAGCTCTTCCATTCTTAGAGCGGTCCGTTCAGGCAGGAAAAAAACTTGTGAATAGCGAAGAGAGGGATATATACGCCATGGCTGCATATTTTGCCGGACGAGCACTGGAGAATCTCGATCAAAAAAAGGAAGCGAAGAAATACTATGAAATTGCGGCCGACCAAAAAGCCGTTCCCGAAGCCCGAAACCGTTCAAGAGATCAGTTAAAAAACTTATAG
- a CDS encoding alpha/beta hydrolase family protein, with product MNYSTIKKTDGEISSTEGLPIYYDLLVPGVESGTVLPVILFVHGFKGFKDWGAFPDLYEELARAGFAVVAFNLSLNGVGSGMLEFDQPELFRRQTFSQDLQDVGSVIEALKSKEIQSEKAVLDTDRIGILGHSRGGHTAIVAAAEYSEIQCLVTWSAVADYNKRWSKEMISNWNKQGYTNILNSRTGESLPLDKIVYDDAMENADRLMAIKRVPELYIPSMFIAGKSDETVPFSESEVLYRKSPADEKEIRLIENAGHTFEISHPFNEKDFPPAFSEALDLTEGWFLDHLR from the coding sequence ATGAATTACAGCACGATAAAAAAGACAGACGGCGAAATCTCATCAACAGAAGGTCTTCCAATTTATTACGATTTATTGGTTCCGGGAGTGGAGAGCGGTACGGTTCTTCCCGTAATTCTGTTCGTTCACGGGTTTAAAGGATTTAAAGATTGGGGAGCTTTCCCTGATCTTTATGAAGAACTTGCCAGAGCCGGATTTGCCGTAGTGGCATTCAATTTATCTTTAAATGGTGTTGGTTCGGGAATGCTTGAATTTGATCAGCCCGAACTATTTCGCAGGCAAACATTCAGCCAGGATTTACAAGATGTAGGTTCCGTTATTGAGGCTTTAAAATCCAAAGAAATTCAAAGTGAAAAAGCTGTTTTAGATACAGATCGGATTGGAATCCTGGGTCACTCGCGCGGTGGACATACAGCCATCGTTGCTGCCGCCGAATATTCTGAAATTCAGTGCCTGGTAACCTGGTCGGCCGTGGCTGATTACAATAAGCGTTGGAGCAAAGAGATGATTAGCAATTGGAATAAACAAGGGTATACCAATATTCTAAATTCCCGAACTGGAGAATCTTTACCCCTTGATAAAATTGTATATGACGACGCTATGGAAAATGCAGATCGCCTGATGGCAATCAAGCGTGTACCCGAGTTATACATTCCATCGATGTTTATTGCCGGAAAGAGTGACGAAACCGTTCCATTTAGTGAATCGGAAGTTTTATACCGAAAATCACCGGCAGATGAGAAAGAAATTCGCCTGATTGAGAATGCCGGACATACCTTTGAGATTTCTCATCCGTTTAATGAGAAAGACTTTCCGCCTGCGTTTTCAGAAGCACTGGATCTCACAGAAGGTTGGTTTCTTGATCATCTTAGATAA
- a CDS encoding pseudouridine synthase, giving the protein MTNHRKNNNRNNKKRRPSKKYSKKGRKSSSSPDEANTISQKKYLRDKIRLNKYIAHAGFCSRREADEYIAAGKVEVNGKVTTELGTKVKQGDSVKVDGQSLSLEPFTYILLNKGKDTISTTDDEKDRNTVLDAVEDATGHRVYPVGRLDRNTMGLLILTNDGDLAHRLMHPSYKVKKTYEVTANRPLGDSELSELLRGIELEDGPAKAAEIQQIINDPHTVTISVFEGRNHLIRRMIAYFGAEVTKLKRIRYAGLTDKDLRVGRWRFLRQKEINDLRRLVKLDTLEFNKEDK; this is encoded by the coding sequence ATGACGAATCATCGAAAAAATAACAACCGGAACAATAAAAAAAGACGACCTTCAAAAAAGTATTCCAAGAAAGGCAGGAAGTCTTCATCATCTCCGGATGAAGCCAATACAATCTCTCAAAAAAAATATCTGAGAGACAAAATCCGTCTCAATAAATACATTGCGCATGCCGGTTTTTGTTCGCGAAGAGAGGCTGATGAATACATTGCAGCGGGAAAAGTTGAGGTAAATGGCAAGGTTACGACAGAATTGGGGACCAAAGTAAAACAGGGCGATTCGGTTAAAGTTGACGGGCAGTCTCTTTCGCTGGAACCTTTTACCTACATTTTGTTGAACAAAGGAAAAGATACGATCAGTACCACCGATGATGAAAAAGACAGAAATACTGTTTTGGATGCTGTTGAAGATGCCACCGGACACCGGGTGTATCCTGTAGGGCGGTTAGACAGGAATACAATGGGTTTGTTGATTCTGACCAACGACGGAGACCTCGCTCATCGATTAATGCACCCAAGTTACAAAGTGAAGAAAACGTATGAGGTAACCGCCAACCGACCTCTTGGAGATTCTGAACTCAGTGAATTGTTAAGAGGTATTGAACTGGAGGACGGACCTGCCAAAGCAGCCGAAATTCAACAGATTATTAATGATCCGCATACAGTTACCATCTCGGTATTTGAAGGACGTAATCATTTGATTCGTCGGATGATTGCTTATTTTGGGGCGGAAGTAACAAAATTGAAAAGAATACGGTACGCAGGCCTCACGGATAAAGATCTTCGGGTTGGCCGCTGGCGTTTTCTCAGGCAAAAGGAGATTAACGATCTTCGAAGGCTCGTAAAACTGGATACATTAGAATTCAATAAAGAAGACAAATGA
- the yidD gene encoding membrane protein insertion efficiency factor YidD produces MISLVKFYQFAISPYLGSNCRHTPTCSNYMVEAIQEWGAAKGFWLGLKRILKCHPWGTSGYDPVPKKNPK; encoded by the coding sequence ATGATTTCGCTGGTTAAATTTTATCAGTTTGCCATCTCTCCATATTTGGGATCTAACTGCCGCCATACACCCACTTGTTCCAATTACATGGTAGAAGCCATTCAGGAATGGGGAGCTGCAAAAGGATTCTGGCTGGGTTTAAAACGAATCTTAAAATGTCATCCCTGGGGAACATCCGGGTATGATCCTGTTCCAAAAAAAAATCCCAAATAA